The following nucleotide sequence is from Phormidium ambiguum IAM M-71.
CTCTGGACTCAAAAAGAAAGCATAATCAGGAAGAATACTTCATTACTTATTGATATAATAAGTAATGTTGAAATTGTTTAAATTTTAAGTTATTAAAACAAGTTTATAATAGTCGTCGATATTATTTGTAAAATTGGTAAAAGAAGAAAAATTCAAAAAACTTTAAGCAGAGAAATTGTTTATGCAAGAAATATTCAAAAGCTTGTTGTTTTCAGATAATTTTGTTCCTCATGGTCATTGCTATCTCTGGAATCCCGGCTTAGTTTGGCTGCACATACTATCAGATGGATTGATAGCGCTAGCATATTATTCTATTCCAATGATGCTAGCTTACTTTGTTTACAAGCGAGATGACCTACCGTTTAAAAGCATTTTTTTCTTGTTTGGAGCTTTCATTATTACTTGTGGTACAACTCATATTTTAGAAGTTTGGACACTGTGGCATCCTGATTATTGGCTTTCTGGTAGTGTGAAGGCTGTGACAGCGTTAGTTTCGCTATATACAGCATTAGAATTATGGCCTTTAATTCCTAAAGCTTTGGCACTTCCTAGTCCGGTACAACTAGAAGTTGCTAACCAAAAATTGGCAGCAGAAATTACAGAAAAAAAACAAGCAGAAGCAGCATTAAAACAGCGAGAATCTCATTTTCGTTCGCTTTTTGAAGGTGCTAGCATTGGAATTGAAATTATTGATTTAGCAGGAAGAACGATCGCCATTAATCCAGCCTTACAAAAAATGTTAGGTTACACCGAACAGGAATTAGCTAGCTTGAATTTTACCACAACAATTATTCCAGAAAACTTGTCTAAGGAAACCGATAATCAAGAAAAAAACTCTACGGATAAACGTTATTTGTTAAGAAATAGACAGGCATTAAACGAGAGCGATCGTTATCAAAAAGAAAAGCGTTACTTGTGTAAAAATGGACAAATGATTTGGTGTCAAGTTAATGCTTATCTAGTCCGAGATGACCAAAATAGGCCACAATTCTATATTCGGATGGTAGAAAATATAACTGAACGGAAACAAGCCTTACTGGAATTACAACAATATCAAGAACGCTTAGAAGATTTAATCGGAGAACGTACAGCTTTACTCACACAAGCCAATCAACAACTTTCTTGGGAAGCTAGTCATGATGCACTTACAGAATTGATTAATCGTCAAGAATTTAGAAAACGTTTAGAAGAAGGTTTGCGAACAGCTAAAACTCAAAATTATCAACACGCAATGTGTTATTTAGACTTAGATAAATTTAAGATTGTTAATGATACTTGTGGTCATGCTGCGGGTGATGAACTATTGCGTCAAGTAAGTAATTTACTGCAAAAGCAAGTACGTCAAACAGATGTTCTCGCCAGACTTGGTGGTGATGAATTTGGCTTACTACTTCATAATTGTTCGATTCAACAAGGACAAGCTGTTGCTCAATCACTTTTAGAAAGTATCCGGGAATTTCGTTTTATTTGGGAAAACCAAACTTTTATTATTGGTGTAAGTATTGGTTTAGTGAGTATTGATGCTAATAGTAAAAGTGTAGAAAATGTAATGAATATGGCTGATGC
It contains:
- a CDS encoding EAL domain-containing protein, which translates into the protein MQEIFKSLLFSDNFVPHGHCYLWNPGLVWLHILSDGLIALAYYSIPMMLAYFVYKRDDLPFKSIFFLFGAFIITCGTTHILEVWTLWHPDYWLSGSVKAVTALVSLYTALELWPLIPKALALPSPVQLEVANQKLAAEITEKKQAEAALKQRESHFRSLFEGASIGIEIIDLAGRTIAINPALQKMLGYTEQELASLNFTTTIIPENLSKETDNQEKNSTDKRYLLRNRQALNESDRYQKEKRYLCKNGQMIWCQVNAYLVRDDQNRPQFYIRMVENITERKQALLELQQYQERLEDLIGERTALLTQANQQLSWEASHDALTELINRQEFRKRLEEGLRTAKTQNYQHAMCYLDLDKFKIVNDTCGHAAGDELLRQVSNLLQKQVRQTDVLARLGGDEFGLLLHNCSIQQGQAVAQSLLESIREFRFIWENQTFIIGVSIGLVSIDANSKSVENVMNMADAACYQAKNNGRNCIYTHEENKVETAQTTLAEQWLRKINQAISAKRTDKLANNQFRLYSQQIFSLNFQQSEVEFQEILLRLLDENGEIIPPMAFLPAAERYDLITPIDCWVIDTVFGILHEQSRESQSRYLYTINLSASSVKDEKLVDFLKAQLDTYQILPQSICFEIAENVVISNFNATNKLVEILKELGFKLIIDDFACGISSLNYLKQIPVDYWKISGNLIKKVADDAIAYEMTKMINRTAHILGIKTIAKFVTDNSIMLKIKEIGVDYGQGYGIAKPRPLLANLPLIYEIIGMEE